The following proteins come from a genomic window of Stigmatopora nigra isolate UIUO_SnigA chromosome 9, RoL_Snig_1.1, whole genome shotgun sequence:
- the arhgap30 gene encoding uncharacterized protein arhgap30, with amino-acid sequence MRRVRKKVSGKDKVFGCDLLEHLNTSGQDVPQVLRHCSQFIEEHGVVDGIYRLSGVSSNIQKLRGEFESDGTPDLSKEVYLQDIHCVSSLCKAYFRELPNPLLTYQLYDKFAEAVAIQLEEERLVKIRDVLQELPKPHYGTLEFLMRHLVKMASHSSETNMHTRNLAIVWAPNLLRSKDIEVSGFNGTAAFMEVRVQSIVVEFILNHVPQLFPEPSSANVRRKSLPSPTAIFAQEESLFKLQPSANFGHISPGDGPLPMRPYHAIIEGTDKRKGSFKGIKWMSIFNIGSRFQDPRRRQKHSVKEKKLPTLRPARSMDSLRIPSYTNEDLIRPLQTSPSTKMSVLEVSTSASPLSRSEYAVTYRRGTGLVSGGTQGTYTALDPEGLGAADGDSALSKSPGLSAKAGRRVAMHITGPTMVTVPLHITSNLALGLLQGGGSDRVVHRAPDKDGGDRVETEDGGRRESKVDQAVKEDKVLLVEKELILDQEANTLVCKNEEADDQKLTFQVDADVCHQDLYEDMQGASDVKSEDNVLDSSDSVLNSSQVPQDDQELSGYVQDSFEFLDHMDCSISYQIPQHFSTDCDCQANEFSVEAPVWSEDEYELMERPLHRAASPDTSDQHKSPRPRSVDTNERHGKTLSLPHMIPPVCDLPECFIDDVDDTADDVTIDYPSSDDEENSLFARSLPADFFLSGPCDRESIPSSTVDDESSEEMQLNPEYCTAKQQDNSNINQDDISVREEEAIPRNEELVEDQEDKSLRNEEILMKEAEPEVVSLEMASNHCLDIPMQEHKDQSTVNINDGVVLEIVRLEDDVPPQDSLAQKEKFLHVSEVAMASFQQDKVEEEDVSQDVEITNPEVITSFSKILSTEDNWELRKAKTEEDVSVKIWKELEETVCELIEERERSTAEFLYAEDSRKCVRFVSGPETCEREDTIGEKLLPEEDKPFHGEVTVTPLKDVTSEIQESELHFEEVTGESFGNDENPICEEVIVMLSLNDRPLEEVKSDVEESGKAASVEEREPDILVQKTFVPDKEKQIGEQVAMTPSHGDTPLIIVSSDFADPEDTIHEKLEDELIFEEMTMTPSGDDEPPMEVCADVTHSGEVLTIEEQEPKNCELQVTVKDNFSLLQDKHNGEEPIRTTSLGNPPLKDVRSDFLERGVERKLVISKLPKVYQVKAVPVVPPKPQHCKAAVRSLRQQREKRDGEVPEDLGATCAKDSPRNSPLSMCFDEAVAMATMRREKERESERERQWDWPGEIQ; translated from the exons ATGAGAAGAGTGCGCAAAAAAGTGTCCGGCAAAGACAAAGTCTTTGGCTGTGACCTTCTGGAGCACTTGAACACTTCCGGCCAGGACG TCCCTCAGGTGTTGCGCCACTGCAGTCAGTTCATCGAGGAGCACGGCGTGGTGGACGGGATCTACAGATTGTCTGGCGTTTCGTCCAACATCCAAAAACTACG CGGCGAGTTTGAAAGCGACGGCACCCCCGACCTCAGCAAAGAAGTGTACCTGCAAGACATCCACTGCGTCAGCTCGCTGTGCAAAGCCTACTTTCGGGAGCTGCCCAATCCCTTGCTCACCTACCAACTTTATGACAAGTTTGCC GAAGCCGTTGCCATCCAGCTGGAGGAAGAGCGGCTGGTGAAAATCCGAGATGTCCTGCAGGAACTTCCCAAACCTCATTACGG GACTTTGGAGTTTCTGATGCGCCACCTAGTCAAAATGGCGTCACACTCGTCCGAGACCAACATGCACACCAGAAACTTGGCTATCGTCTGGGCGCCCAATCTCCTCCG GTCAAAGGATATCGAGGTATCTGGTTTTAATGGTACGGCGGCTTTCATGGAAGTCAGAGTGCAATCCATCGTGGTGGAGTTCATCCTCAACCACGTGCCTCAACTATTTCCCGAGCCAA GTTCTGCCAACGTCCGGAGAAAATCTCTCCCCTCTCCGACGGCTATCTTCGCTCAAGAAGAGTCGCTGTTCAAACTTCAGCCTTCTGCCAACTTTGGGCACATCAGTCCTGGAGACGGTCCTCTTCCCATGAGACCGTATCACGCCATCATAGAAGGCACTGATAA GAGGAAAGGCTCCTTCAAAGGAATAAAGTGGATGTCCATCTTCAATATCGGCAGTCGCTTCCAAGACCCTAGAAGACGGCAAAAACACTCGGTTAAAG AGAAGAAACTACCGACATTACGACCAGCTCGAAGCATGGACTCCCTCAGAATTCCCTCATACACCAATGAAG ATCTCATACGTCCTCTGCAGACCTCGCCATCCACCAAAATGTCCGTCTTGGAAGTTTCCACTTCTGCCAGCCCATTGAGCAGAAGCGAATATGCCGTGACCTATCGCAGGGGGACGGGACTCGTAAGCGGAGGCACCCAGGGCACGTACACGGCCCTGGACCCCGAAGGCTTGGGGGCGGCCGACGGCGACTCCGCCCTATCCAAGTCGCCGGGACTGTCCGCGAAGGCGGGTCGGAGAGTGGCCATGCACATCACTGGGCCCACCATGGTCACGGTCCCACTGCACATCACTTCCAATTTGGCCTTGGGTCTCCTGCAAGGAGGGGGGAGTGACCGAGTGGTGCACCGGGCTCCGGATAAGGACGGGGGAGATCGTGTGGAGACGGAGGACGGTGGGAGACGGGAGTCAAAAGTTGACCAAGCCGTGAAAGAGGACAAAGTCTTGTTGGTTGAGAAGGAGCTGATTCTGGACCAAGAGGCAAATACGTTAGTTTGCAAGAATGAGGAAGCAGATGACCAAAAATTGACTTTCCAAGTTGATGCTGATGTTTGTCACCAAGATCTTTATGAAG ATATGCAAGGAGCTTCAGACGTCAAAAGCGAGGACAACGTTTTGGACTCTTCTGACTCCGTCCTCAACTCCAGCCAAGTACCGCAGGACGACCAGGAGCTCTCGGGCTACGTTCAAGACAGCTTTGAATTCCTGGATCACATGGACTGTAGCATTTCCTATCAG ATCCCTCAGCATTTCTCGACGGATTGTGATTGCCAAGCGAACGAGTTCTCCGTCGAAGCTCCCGTTTGGTCCGAGGACGAGTACGAACTCATGGAGCGACCCTTGCATCGTGCCGCTAGCCCCGATACGAGCGACCAACACAAGTCCCCCCGTCCGCGGAGTGTGGACACCAATGAACGTCACGGAAAAACCCTAAGCTTGCCTCACATGATTCCACCCGTGTGCGATCTGCCAGAGTGTTTCATTGATGACGTGGACGACACGGCGGACGACGTTACCATCGACTACCCTAGCAGTGATGACGAAGAAAACAGCTTATTTGCTAGGAGCCTTCCCGCGGACTTCTTTCTAAGCGGCCCGTGTGATCGTGAAAGCATCCCATCCAGTACTGTTGATGACGAATCATCTGAAGAAATGCAACTCAACCCTGAATACTGTACTGCCAAACAACAAGATAACTCCAATATCAACCAGGATGACATTAGTGTACGGGAAGAAGAGGCAATACCACGAAACGAAGAGCTAGTCGAGGACCAAGAGGACAAGAGTCTGAG AAATGAAGAAATCCTAATGAAGGAAGCGGAGCCAGAAGTTGTCTCCTTAGAAATGGCATCAAACCATTGTCTGGACATTCCAATGCAAGAACACAAAGACCAATCAACTGTCAACATCAATGATGGCGTAGTCCTTGAGATTGTAAGACTGGAAGATGATGTCCCTCCTCAAGACTCCCTCGCTCAAAAAGAAAAGTTCCTACATGTATCTGAGGTGGCTATGGCATCTTTTCAACAGGACAAGGTTGAGGAAGAAGATGTCTCCCAAGATGTAGAGATCACAAATCCTGAAGTGATTACAAGTTTCTCCAAAATCCTCTCCACAGAAGATAACTGGGAACTGCGAAAGGCAAAGACGGAGGAGGACGTTTCTGTGAAAATCTGGAAGGAACTTGAAGAGACCGTTTGTGAACTGATCGAGGAACGGGAAAGAAGCACAGCGGAGTTCCTATACGCTGAGGACTCCAGAAAATGTGTGAGATTTGTTTCAGGTCCAGAGACGTGTGAAAGAGAAGATACGATTGGTGAAAAGCTGCTGCCTGAAGAAGACAAACCCTTTCACGGGGAGGTGACGGTGACACCCCTGAAAGATGTCACCTCTGAGATTCAAGAGTCTGAACTTCATTTTGAAGAAGTGACAGGGGAAAGCTTTGGAAACGATGAAAATCCCATTTGTGAGGAAGTGATAGTGATGCTAAGTCTTAACGATAGACCACTGGAAGAGGTCAAGTCTGACGTGGAAGAATCTGGAAAAGCTGCGAGTGTTGAGGAGCGAGAACCAGATATTCTTGTTCAGAAGACATTCGTGCCAGATAAAGAAAAGCAAATTGGCGAACAAGTGGCAATGACACCAAGTCATGGAGATACGCCCCTGATAATTGTCAGCTCGGATTTTGCAGACCCTGAAGATACTATTCACGAAAAACTGGAAGATGAGCTCATTTTTGAGGAAATGACAATGACACCAAGTGGTGATGATGAACCACCAATGGAAGTTTGTGCTGATGTTACACATTCCGGAGAAGTCCTGACCATTGAGGAGCAAGAACCAAAGAACTGTGAACTACAGGTCACCGTCAAGGACAATTTTTCCCTCCTCCAGGACAAACACAATGGTGAAGAACCAATAAGGACAACAAGTCTTGGAAATCCACCTCTGAAAGATGTCAGGTCTGATTTTCTAGAACGTGGAGTAGAAAGGAAGCTGGTCATCTCCAAATTGCCCAAAGTTTACCAAGTGAAGGCGGTGCCAGTGGTGCCACCTAAGCCTCAACACTGTAAAGCGGCCGTTCGAAGTCTTCGCCAACAACGAGAGAAGAGAGACGGCGAGGTGCCAGAAGACCTCGGGGCCACTTGTGCCAAAGACTCGCCCCGGAACAGCCCGCTGAGCATGTGCTTCGACGAAGCCGTCGCCATGGCGACCATGAGGCGAGAAAAGGAGCGCGAGAGTGAGCGGGAACGCCAGTGGGATTGGCCGGGCGAAATCCAGTGA
- the apold1a gene encoding uncharacterized protein apold1a, with protein MFKKAPKVADDAAVDEDKKLLSASTENLAEENAPKGKTGGLGGMFKKSPKPAPRSLANKDPLSDAKDEESAKDDLSGDELSGETVNLEAVKEKKGGFGGIFKWNPKTSDKQDGDDKDDMAPTTGGGLRRRKTIKKKKRVVSFRIKTTLPKMPKLNAREKMPLIEENVEMAEIAPTQENTVEIQPVEMAEYPTNGNPLESEEENDGLLEWWKNVESWADWNETAHFGEEEEGVAMEEAADRVYMAARLFVHLFNQRGASLQQCILELLTIADAADQFHKKTVSAAVGGGVASVAGSLTTITGLILAPFTFGASIIVTAVGIGVATAGSIASATANITDTVHSNMDRKKVEKMIQDYQERIKDIRDCMDFVQEGIDTLQEWDFEKYSQSAAKKALNHNIKHVVKEGGRAGKALMINTDKLISTVQVLGAGAGAAKAAQAISVTTGVMSALFLALDVFFLAKDSHELRKGAKTKFASKIRDVCKDLQDGLLELNKVKTQLQKTMDGIEVEEYEEIQEVEVEVDDDLESDPKKLAELEQELDLMEEKLDKKMEEGKSAEKESLSRKKDKMEKETENQMAAWKEKREKEETSSLQKEKREKEKMPSLVKEKREKEEMPSLHKEKPKETDDPGKEPNRRTGGSRKKSEYEKASEDGWKEAQESLRKPEPDRSWREDEERAREDSRRKSGLDRSHQEERTTYMNPEGRTSIGSRRRGSSSSSKNETDKVRPKDPSGMETGNTTWYKSTVRDAHGQSDDRRASQRSLESSRRNREEDGVAETRVGGEEEGLSRVESARRRFERAAEDVDHRRGSESDGRVKSGSQRERRTSDRERKHGRGSSRHHSSVLMDDGLYI; from the exons ATGTTCAAGAAAGCGCCAAAAGTAGCAGACGATGCTGCAGTGGATGAG GACAAGAAATTGTTATCTGCAAGCACCGAAAACCTGGCCGAAGAAAACGCTCCAAAA GGAAAAACAGGAGGTCTGGGAGGAATGTTCAAAAAGTCACCGAAACCAGCGCCACGCTCCCTCGCCAATAAG gaTCCTCTCAGTGATGCCAAGGATGAAGAAAGTGCCAAG GACGACTTGTCAGGAGACGAACTATCGGGTGAGACTGTCAATCTTGAAGCCGTGAAG gaaaaaaagggaggCTTTGGCGGCATCTTCAAGTGGAACCCCAAAACGTCTGACAAACAG GACGGCGACGACAAGGACGACATGGCGCCCACCACGGGCGGTGGGCTGAGACGCAGGAAGAccattaaaaagaagaaacgG GTTGTGTCCTTCAGAATCAAGACCACTCTTCCCAAGATgccaaaattaaat GCCCGAGAAAAAATGCCCCTGATTGAAGAGAATGTGGAGATGGCGGAAATTGCTCCGACACAG GAGAACACTGTGGAAATCCAGCCGGTGGAAATGGCGGAATACCCGACCAATGGAAACCCCCTCGAATCAGAagag GAGAATGACGGCCTATTGGAATGGTGGAAGAATGTCGAAA GCTGGGCCGACTGGAATGAGACGGCACATTtcggagaagaagaggagggagt GGCCATGGAGGAGGCGGCTGACCGTGTCTACATGGCGGCGCGCCTCTTTGTGCATCTCTTCAACCAGCGAGGGGCGTCGCTACAACAGTGCATCCTGGAGCTGCTGACCATCGCCGACGCCGCCGACCAGTTCCACAAGAAGACGGTATCGGCGGCCGTTGGCGGCGGCGTAGCCAGTGTGGCCGGTAGCTTGACCACCATCACGGGGCTCATCCTGGCCCCCTTCACCTTCGGCGCCTCCATCATCGTCACGGCGGTGGGCATCGGCGTGGCCACGGCCGGCAGCATCGCCTCGGCCACGGCCAACATCACCGACACGGTCCACTCCAACATGGACCGTAAGAAAGTGGAGAAGATGATCCAGGACTACCAGGAGAGGATTAAAGACATCCGCGACTGCATGGACTTTGTGCAAGAGGGTATCGACACCCTCCAGGAGTGGGATTTCGAGAAGTACTCGCAGAGCGCCGCCAAGAAGGCCCTCAACCACAACATCAAGCACGTGGTGAAGGAAGGCGGCCGGGCGGGGAAAGCCCTCATGATCAATACCGACAAGCTGATCAGCACCGTGCAGGTCTTGGGCGCCGGCGCAGGGGCGGCCAAGGCCGCCCAGGCCATCAGCGTCACCACGGGGGTCATGTCGGCGCTCTTCCTGGCCCTGGACGTCTTCTTCCTGGCCAAGGACTCCCACGAGCTGCGCAAAGGCGCCAAGACCAAGTTCGCTTCCAAGATCAGGGACGTGTGCAAAGATCTGCAGGATGGTCTCCTGGAGCTCAACAAGGTCAAGACCCAACTGCAGAAGACCATGGACGGCATCGAGGTGGAAGAGTACGAGGAGATCCAGGAAGTGGAGGTGGAGGTGGACGACGACCTGGAGTCGGACCCCAAGAAGCTGGCCGAGCTGGAGCAAGAGTTGGACCTCATGGAGGAGAAGCTGGACAAGAAAATGGAGGAAGGCAAGAGCGCCGAAAAGGAAAGCCTATCCAGGAAGAAAGACAAGATGGAAAAGGAAACGGAGAACCAAATGGCGGCCTGGAAGGAGAAACGCGAAAAGGAAGAAACTTCGTCACTACAAAAGGAGAAAcgggaaaaagagaaaatgccaTCACTCGTCAAAGAAAAGCGAGAAAAAGAGGAAATGCCGTCACTCCACAAGGAGAAACCCAAAGAGACGGACGATCCTGGGAAAGAGCCCAACCGAAGAACTGGAGGCtctagaaaaaaatctgaatatgaGAAAGCCTCCGAAGATGGATGGAAAGAAGCGCAAGAATCTCTTCGGAAACCAGAACCCGACAGAAGTTGGAGAGAAGATgaagagagagccagagaggaTTCCAGAAGGAAGTCAGGACTTGACAGAAGCCACCAAGAAGAAAGAACCACGTACATGAACCCCGAAGGAAGAACTAGCATTGGCTCTCGCCGCAGGGGAAGCAGTAGCTCCTCTAAAAATGAGACGGACAAGGTTCGACCTAAGGACCCATCCGGGATGGAAACTGGAAATACAACCTGGTATAAGTCAACGGTAAGGGACGCTCACGGTCAAAGTGACGACCGGAGGGCTTCGCAACGGAGTCTCGAGTCCAGCCGGAGGAACCGCGAGGAGGACGGTGTGGCGGAAACACGGGTTGGCGGCGAGGAAGAAGGACTCAGCCGAGTGGAGAGCGCCCGAAGAAGGTTCGAAAGAGCTGCCGAGGACGTGGACCACCGCAGGGGAAGCGAAAGCGACGGCAGGGTCAAGTCGGGAAGTCAACGTGAGAGGAGAACGAGTGACAGAGAGCGGAAACACGGGCGTGGAAGTTCTCGTCATCATTCCAGTGTCCTTATGGACGATGGACTTTACATTTAG